In Aquimarina sp. TRL1, a single window of DNA contains:
- a CDS encoding DUF5684 domain-containing protein, with the protein MNGTNILRYSLIFITIIALIKKIYNWVFIYILENAQYVDFIILEIIAIIFLIFLLSKSKKIEAALQINLNIILKYSLIFIILTSFLQKCCYLLFNIQNAGDAGYFQLLFNPFTSAIIFIGCLVMLIRKIRETKQPFKAFLISLLSFIVINYVLKYGNDLLFHYLNNIIHPASPSQETRGLASLMDFSMLGHPSFNIIDDVFLSPIDSIWYLFESIFYGLHFDFFVYAFLGSQCMLSMLVIFYYSSYVLFEHYNKKGVYSLIPILKDLVFLDITKKPSWWIIVLLIPFIRMIPRFFINVELCKQHQKKKAYAYGMTFLPWLFYGMFVLDDTSMISKTGTNV; encoded by the coding sequence ATGAATGGTACGAACATACTGAGATACAGCCTTATTTTTATTACAATCATAGCGTTGATAAAAAAAATATACAATTGGGTTTTTATCTACATACTGGAAAATGCTCAATATGTCGATTTCATCATACTGGAGATTATAGCGATTATCTTCTTGATTTTTTTGCTTTCGAAAAGCAAAAAAATTGAAGCCGCTTTACAGATCAACTTGAATATCATTCTGAAATACAGTTTGATTTTTATTATACTCACCTCATTTTTACAAAAATGTTGTTACCTCCTCTTTAATATCCAAAACGCTGGAGATGCGGGATACTTTCAACTATTATTTAATCCCTTTACCTCTGCAATTATCTTTATAGGTTGTTTGGTTATGCTAATTCGCAAAATCAGGGAAACCAAACAGCCTTTCAAGGCTTTTTTAATCTCCCTGTTATCCTTTATAGTTATAAACTATGTATTGAAATATGGTAATGACTTGCTTTTTCATTACCTGAACAACATCATACATCCAGCTAGTCCATCACAGGAAACCAGGGGTTTGGCAAGCCTTATGGATTTCAGCATGTTAGGACATCCTTCATTTAATATTATAGATGATGTATTCTTATCACCTATCGATAGCATCTGGTATCTGTTCGAAAGTATTTTCTATGGACTACATTTTGATTTCTTTGTATACGCTTTCCTAGGCTCACAGTGTATGTTATCGATGTTGGTTATCTTTTATTATAGCTCGTACGTTTTATTTGAGCACTATAACAAAAAAGGAGTGTATTCCTTAATTCCAATTTTAAAAGACCTCGTCTTTCTAGATATTACCAAAAAACCTAGCTGGTGGATTATTGTATTACTCATTCCATTTATCAGAATGATTCCCAGATTCTTTATCAATGTCGAATTGTGCAAACAACATCAAAAAAAGAAGGCATATGCTTATGGAATGACATTCCTTCCCTGGTTATTCTATGGTATGTTCGTATTGGATGATACATCAATGATCAGCAAAACAGGAACCAACGTATAA
- a CDS encoding M20 family metallopeptidase, with the protein MILSKTLRNFVVTIQFLFLGVLSFGQHIATPSSIHNQIQEKTDEIFEQLVNIRNDFYTHPEPSGNEKRTSQKIAEHLQSLGLEVKTDIGGHGVVGILSTGKKGKHISWRADIDALPAHIHEKTGHPSTNKKASHVCGHDVNTTVALGIANVLTSIKSQLTGTISFIFQPAEETYKGAKAMIDDGLFELISPDEIYGAHLAPMETTMIATKPEWLFADYKTIKVSFRNSEENDAIIAFSKKIISTLQNVAPDDKFWNPKSISDPTIGLANPNTIFTNYRFVNPKSFEVTKTDKVISIEAYIGASDATLLTNAIQEVTSKIRISKFAKHLIDVSFSYERATVNNDTLLTQKSLASIAQRYGAENIIRLYGEMPDYRGDDFAYFQQHVPGVYFYLGGSNFAKGIISMPHIPSFSVDLNCIRTGVNYFSSMIIDRLAE; encoded by the coding sequence ATGATATTAAGTAAAACCTTACGCAACTTCGTTGTAACAATTCAATTCTTGTTTTTGGGGGTTCTCTCATTTGGTCAACATATAGCTACTCCCTCATCTATCCATAATCAGATACAAGAAAAAACAGATGAAATTTTTGAGCAACTAGTCAATATCCGAAATGATTTTTACACACATCCTGAACCTTCCGGAAACGAAAAGAGAACTTCTCAAAAAATCGCGGAACATTTACAATCACTAGGGCTTGAAGTTAAAACTGATATCGGAGGTCATGGAGTCGTTGGAATACTATCAACTGGTAAAAAAGGAAAACACATTTCATGGAGAGCGGATATAGATGCCCTCCCAGCACATATCCATGAGAAAACAGGACATCCATCAACTAATAAAAAAGCCAGCCATGTTTGCGGACATGATGTGAATACAACGGTTGCATTAGGTATTGCAAACGTACTAACCAGTATTAAATCCCAATTAACAGGGACTATCTCCTTTATTTTTCAACCTGCAGAAGAAACTTATAAGGGAGCTAAAGCTATGATTGATGATGGGCTTTTCGAACTAATTAGCCCGGATGAAATCTACGGTGCTCATTTAGCTCCTATGGAAACAACAATGATCGCAACCAAACCTGAATGGTTATTTGCAGATTATAAAACCATCAAAGTTTCTTTTCGGAATTCGGAAGAAAACGATGCCATTATCGCTTTCAGTAAAAAAATTATTTCCACCCTCCAAAATGTAGCTCCTGACGATAAATTCTGGAATCCGAAAAGCATATCTGACCCTACTATTGGTCTTGCTAACCCTAATACGATATTCACAAACTATCGCTTTGTTAATCCAAAAAGCTTTGAAGTAACCAAGACTGATAAAGTAATCTCTATAGAAGCCTATATCGGTGCTAGTGATGCAACCTTATTAACAAATGCTATACAGGAAGTTACATCAAAAATCCGTATTTCTAAATTTGCCAAACATCTAATAGATGTATCTTTTTCTTATGAAAGGGCTACTGTCAATAATGATACGCTACTTACACAAAAATCTCTAGCTAGTATCGCTCAACGGTATGGAGCTGAAAATATAATTCGTTTATATGGAGAAATGCCAGATTATCGGGGTGATGACTTTGCTTATTTCCAGCAACATGTCCCTGGCGTATATTTCTATTTAGGAGGTTCTAATTTTGCCAAAGGAATCATCTCAATGCCACACATTCCTAGTTTCTCCGTTGATCTCAATTGTATTAGAACAGGAGTCAATTATTTCTCATCCATGATTATTGACAGATTAGCCGAATAA
- a CDS encoding Crp/Fnr family transcriptional regulator: MQEEFDQYIVSFLQSFPDLNSEELAFMRSYLTVETYAKKAFLFKCGEVQKEIGFVCKGLLRRYYINEKGNKITTGFVNENKYATDYPAFIRQQPSKYYIECLEPSIIIKLPYEKIQEGYRKFKRSEMYGRLIAEYVLTVQTDRVESFLFKNAEERYLDFIAQNQDIINRISLSHLASHLGIERQSLSRIRSKISKR; the protein is encoded by the coding sequence ATGCAAGAAGAGTTCGACCAGTATATAGTTTCATTTCTCCAATCATTTCCAGATTTAAATTCGGAAGAATTGGCTTTCATGCGTTCATATTTAACGGTAGAAACCTATGCAAAAAAAGCTTTTTTGTTTAAATGTGGAGAAGTTCAAAAAGAAATTGGTTTTGTATGTAAAGGGCTCTTGAGAAGATATTATATCAACGAAAAAGGTAATAAAATAACAACAGGTTTTGTCAATGAAAACAAATACGCAACAGACTATCCTGCTTTTATAAGACAGCAACCTTCTAAGTATTATATCGAATGCCTGGAGCCTTCCATTATCATAAAACTACCTTATGAAAAAATTCAGGAAGGGTATCGCAAATTCAAAAGAAGTGAAATGTACGGCAGGCTCATCGCTGAATATGTATTGACCGTACAAACGGACAGGGTCGAAAGCTTTTTATTCAAAAACGCCGAAGAACGCTACTTAGATTTTATTGCACAGAATCAAGATATTATCAACCGAATTAGCCTATCACACTTAGCATCTCATCTCGGGATAGAGAGACAATCATTGAGTAGAATCAGGAGCAAAATTTCAAAAAGATAA
- a CDS encoding DUF4932 domain-containing protein: MKKIYVQLHFLIVLFLFGCKEKKINNTIPTETDTENKVVFKIDERTEFFRTIFNIAVQDDLSEDIRPCHTAYLKRVNAQFLPFKEHPIINWIYEDETIGIDFSAIGLMFNDLKQFEFNPVYNKELQSIGLSKETLDSITPFMIDFYQKSNFNKFFNDNKSYYAKALSKIQKQVSEEKIFDKVMHFYQQNGTGLELHVFVELTNNANNRATSFYDKYNSKKRAYILGNICEMPEKSNMGNEFLELNNDRRGILYHETSHLFTDKLLNKHIGDLAQYKVICSDCSDIQIMDKVDHMIVGPIQAIMMKKFDQNNAGNDFFLERCKDIRKEVYKRLFEYDPKGDIPFEKVYIDCINLIKNSTKKSNQ, translated from the coding sequence ATGAAAAAAATATACGTACAACTCCACTTTTTAATTGTTTTATTCCTCTTTGGTTGCAAAGAGAAAAAAATAAACAATACAATACCAACAGAAACTGATACAGAGAACAAAGTGGTTTTCAAAATAGACGAGCGAACTGAATTTTTTAGAACAATATTCAACATTGCTGTTCAGGATGATCTGTCAGAAGATATTCGACCTTGTCACACAGCATATTTAAAAAGAGTCAATGCGCAATTTCTCCCCTTTAAGGAACACCCTATAATAAATTGGATCTATGAAGATGAAACAATAGGAATTGATTTCTCTGCTATCGGTTTGATGTTTAACGACCTAAAACAATTTGAGTTTAACCCTGTCTATAACAAAGAGTTACAATCTATCGGGCTAAGCAAAGAAACTCTGGATTCCATAACACCGTTCATGATCGATTTCTATCAAAAATCAAACTTTAATAAGTTCTTTAACGACAATAAGAGTTATTACGCTAAGGCGCTATCAAAAATTCAAAAACAGGTCTCCGAAGAAAAAATTTTTGATAAAGTAATGCACTTTTACCAACAAAATGGCACCGGATTAGAATTGCATGTCTTTGTAGAATTAACCAACAATGCCAATAACAGAGCAACTTCATTCTATGACAAATACAACTCTAAAAAAAGAGCATATATTTTAGGAAATATTTGCGAAATGCCCGAAAAATCAAATATGGGTAATGAGTTTCTGGAATTAAATAACGATAGACGTGGTATTTTATATCACGAAACCTCTCACCTTTTTACGGATAAACTACTCAACAAACATATTGGTGATTTAGCACAATACAAGGTAATCTGTTCGGACTGCAGTGATATTCAAATTATGGATAAGGTCGATCATATGATTGTTGGTCCCATCCAGGCGATAATGATGAAAAAATTTGATCAAAACAACGCAGGTAACGATTTCTTTCTCGAGAGATGCAAAGATATCAGAAAAGAAGTTTATAAGCGATTGTTTGAATATGACCCCAAAGGTGATATCCCATTTGAAAAAGTGTATATTGACTGTATCAATCTCATAAAAAATTCAACGAAAAAAAGCAATCAATAA
- a CDS encoding dienelactone hydrolase family protein produces the protein MKQTLILAIMLMANNITLLAQKHSILDSYKHYSIHTENDTIHYHTYSTQHTDSINTIFLYLQGSSAKSLYQIKKRNGKTAIGTTIPFDFATIPKDYLFVVISRKGFPFLTQKDPPFSIPKSYFENQTLEYRTNQADLVINDLYKTYSKQIEKIIVLGHSEGSDVTAKLGTINKKITHFGYWSGGGNTQFIDFVTFIRKDVDKGNLTEEQAITKIDSLFNDLKDIMSNPNATDKFWQGKDNSYKRWSHFSEPPVENLLRIEKPIFAAIGTKDQAVAIESAYLIPIEFIRHQKNNLTFKVYPGLDHAFGLEIEHGRFKDYWNDVFLDFLSWVNKTK, from the coding sequence ATGAAACAAACATTAATACTGGCTATAATGCTTATGGCTAACAATATAACACTGTTAGCACAAAAACATAGTATATTAGATAGCTATAAGCATTATTCTATACATACCGAGAATGATACAATACATTATCACACCTACTCAACACAACATACAGACTCCATAAATACCATCTTTTTATACCTACAAGGATCAAGTGCAAAATCCTTATATCAAATCAAAAAGAGAAATGGAAAAACTGCGATTGGAACCACAATACCGTTTGACTTTGCTACAATCCCGAAGGATTATTTATTCGTTGTTATCTCTCGTAAAGGATTCCCTTTTTTAACCCAAAAAGATCCTCCTTTTTCCATTCCCAAATCATATTTTGAAAATCAAACACTCGAGTACCGAACAAATCAAGCTGATTTAGTAATCAATGACTTATATAAAACATATAGCAAACAAATAGAAAAAATAATCGTGCTTGGTCATTCAGAAGGAAGTGATGTTACGGCCAAATTAGGGACTATTAATAAAAAAATCACCCATTTTGGATATTGGTCTGGAGGGGGAAATACACAGTTTATTGACTTTGTAACTTTCATACGAAAAGACGTTGACAAAGGAAATTTGACAGAAGAACAAGCCATCACAAAAATAGATTCATTATTCAATGATTTAAAAGATATCATGTCAAACCCAAATGCAACGGATAAATTCTGGCAGGGAAAAGATAATAGTTACAAACGATGGAGTCATTTTTCAGAACCCCCGGTTGAAAATTTATTGCGTATAGAGAAACCAATATTTGCCGCTATCGGAACAAAAGATCAAGCTGTTGCTATAGAATCTGCATACTTAATTCCAATCGAATTTATAAGACACCAGAAAAACAATCTTACTTTTAAAGTATACCCTGGTCTGGACCATGCATTTGGATTAGAAATAGAGCATGGTCGATTTAAAGACTATTGGAATGATGTTTTCCTGGATTTTCTAAGTTGGGTAAACAAAACAAAATAA
- a CDS encoding DUF2200 domain-containing protein: MKVTAEKNEKVANMIFASIYPHYVSRLEKNGRTKEELHQVIEWLTGFDKNTLQILIEEKVTFRTFFEKANIHPNAHLIKGVICGYRIEEIEDEFELYRQCRYLDKLVDELAKGRKMEKIMRKEKK; this comes from the coding sequence ATGAAAGTTACAGCTGAAAAAAATGAAAAAGTAGCTAATATGATATTTGCTTCGATCTATCCTCATTATGTAAGCAGGTTAGAAAAGAATGGCAGAACCAAAGAAGAACTCCATCAGGTTATAGAATGGTTAACTGGTTTTGATAAAAATACATTACAAATACTTATCGAAGAAAAAGTGACATTTAGAACATTTTTTGAAAAAGCAAACATACATCCCAATGCACACTTGATTAAAGGGGTTATTTGTGGGTATCGAATAGAGGAAATAGAAGATGAGTTTGAATTGTATAGACAATGCAGATATTTAGATAAGCTAGTGGATGAACTAGCAAAAGGGCGTAAAATGGAAAAAATTATGCGAAAAGAAAAGAAATGA